A stretch of Sphingorhabdus sp. YGSMI21 DNA encodes these proteins:
- a CDS encoding NAD(P)/FAD-dependent oxidoreductase, whose amino-acid sequence METQKFDLVVLGVGMAAVTAANKCASAGWSVAVVDELPYGGTCALRGCDPKKMLRRGAEIFDAASLMKGKGIEPGSLAINWSDLMAFKRTFTEKMPPKIESGLDVNGVTTLHGSAKFIGKNKIEISGNTLLEAKKVLIATGAKPRKIDLPGAQYLIDSTEFLELESLPKKILFVGGGFISFEFAHIAARAGSDIQIIDRGERALKGFDPDLVDKLLERSKEAGIEVVQKTSLVSIAQEGSGYSATLDVDGNTQKYSVDLIVHGAGRVPAIDYLDLDKAGVDSSAHGVKVNEFLQSISNPSIYAAGDAADTKGAPLTPVAVFEGKVAASNMLKGNHAKPDYKGVPTVVFTIPELARVGMLEEEAKAAGYKLRIATNDTSGWYSNLRVGETCAATKVIIDDETDKILGAHLLGPEYAEIINFFSLAMRLDLTTSDLKKMVSAYPSVGSDIGSML is encoded by the coding sequence ATGGAAACACAAAAATTCGATCTTGTTGTTCTGGGCGTCGGCATGGCGGCCGTCACCGCGGCTAACAAATGTGCGTCAGCTGGCTGGTCAGTCGCAGTCGTGGACGAGCTACCCTATGGCGGCACATGTGCCCTTAGAGGATGCGACCCCAAAAAGATGTTGAGGCGCGGCGCCGAAATATTCGACGCTGCTTCCTTGATGAAGGGCAAGGGCATAGAGCCCGGCAGCCTGGCTATCAACTGGTCGGACCTGATGGCGTTCAAGCGGACATTCACGGAAAAAATGCCGCCAAAAATAGAATCTGGACTCGATGTGAACGGTGTCACCACGTTGCACGGCAGCGCAAAATTTATCGGCAAAAATAAAATCGAGATTAGCGGTAATACGCTGCTGGAAGCGAAGAAGGTGCTGATTGCTACAGGTGCAAAGCCCCGAAAAATTGATTTGCCTGGGGCGCAGTATCTCATTGATAGCACAGAGTTTCTGGAACTGGAGAGCCTCCCGAAAAAGATCTTGTTTGTCGGTGGCGGGTTCATCTCCTTCGAGTTCGCTCATATCGCGGCGCGCGCGGGCAGCGACATTCAGATCATTGATCGCGGCGAGCGTGCGCTCAAGGGATTTGATCCCGATCTTGTCGATAAATTGCTGGAGCGAAGCAAAGAGGCAGGAATCGAGGTGGTTCAGAAGACCAGTCTCGTCTCCATCGCCCAAGAAGGTAGCGGCTATTCGGCTACCCTTGATGTCGACGGCAACACGCAAAAATATTCGGTTGATCTGATCGTGCATGGCGCGGGGCGCGTTCCTGCGATCGACTATCTCGATCTGGACAAGGCGGGCGTCGATTCCAGCGCCCACGGCGTCAAAGTGAATGAATTTCTGCAAAGCATCTCCAATCCGTCAATTTATGCAGCGGGTGATGCGGCGGACACCAAAGGTGCACCGCTCACGCCGGTGGCCGTGTTTGAAGGCAAGGTGGCTGCGTCAAATATGCTGAAAGGCAATCATGCCAAACCGGACTATAAAGGCGTTCCCACAGTGGTATTTACGATACCCGAACTGGCGCGCGTGGGCATGCTGGAAGAAGAAGCAAAAGCGGCCGGTTACAAGCTGCGCATCGCGACAAACGATACAAGCGGCTGGTATTCCAATCTTCGGGTGGGGGAGACCTGCGCTGCAACCAAAGTCATCATCGACGATGAAACCGACAAGATATTGGGCGCGCATTTGCTGGGGCCGGAATATGCCGAAATCATCAATTTCTTCAGTCTGGCGATGCGGCTTGATTTGA
- a CDS encoding cation transporter encodes MIFTVVVALGAGGLGAVALLPTSGAQAVAEAASQNAPKTETFDIEKMTCAACPITVKKAMGKVSGVSSVDVDFQAKTATVTFDPKLANASAIASASTNAGYPASIVADGADR; translated from the coding sequence ATCATTTTTACAGTCGTTGTCGCTCTTGGAGCAGGCGGACTGGGAGCGGTGGCATTGTTGCCGACGTCCGGTGCTCAAGCCGTTGCAGAAGCGGCATCTCAGAATGCCCCAAAAACTGAAACATTCGATATCGAAAAAATGACCTGCGCCGCCTGTCCGATTACAGTCAAGAAGGCGATGGGCAAGGTCAGCGGCGTGTCTTCTGTCGATGTCGATTTTCAGGCAAAAACCGCAACAGTGACCTTTGATCCCAAACTGGCAAATGCATCCGCAATTGCTTCTGCATCGACCAACGCCGGTTATCCAGCCAGCATAGTGGCTGATGGAGCGGATCGCTGA
- a CDS encoding GDCCVxC domain-containing (seleno)protein translates to MQPQSRLTCPDCGHQETETMPTDACQFFYDCKGCKIVLRPNAGDCCVYCSFGTVPCPPIQEAQASGAIASCC, encoded by the coding sequence ATGCAGCCTCAATCCAGATTGACCTGCCCTGATTGCGGGCATCAGGAAACCGAGACCATGCCGACCGATGCCTGTCAGTTCTTCTATGACTGCAAGGGGTGCAAGATTGTTTTGCGACCCAATGCGGGCGATTGCTGTGTCTACTGCTCCTTTGGCACCGTTCCGTGTCCGCCCATTCAGGAGGCTCAGGCATCTGGCGCAATCGCGTCCTGTTGCTGA